In Mya arenaria isolate MELC-2E11 chromosome 1, ASM2691426v1, the genomic stretch AGTCACTTCCTTTATTTTAACttgcatttatattgtttcaatttcaaattttgaacaaaagtgccactttttatttctcagtTCATTTCGCCCCATTTTACATTGTGTCCTGACTACCATGACTGGAACAAATTAGCCTAATAGTCAATTATAGTGCGTATTTTTTCTAATTCAGCActtcaaaatacacaaaatgcagctgttttttttttcaaacaaagttcTTATTACTAAAcgtttcaatgtatattactCAAAATCTGTCTTAAAGTCAAATAAAGCTTGAAAGATGTCCTGCATTATTTGAATACGATTTGTGAACTCATCcatgtttgcattatatatacatgtatgtaagtaAACAAACCTACGCTGATTAAAATTTCCATGTGTCAGTACTGAAACTGCCCATTTCGCCCCCTCACAAAACACTAACTGTACATTGCTATGGATCGATTTAGAGCGAGCCTTTTTTGCTGTCTCCTACAGCAATGTTGTACTTGTAACGTATTGTAGCTATCTGAATCCGAAATTTCATGACAATTTAAAGCGAATTGAAACGATTGGTTGACGTTCAGAAAACGAACGGCAGACGCTTGCATACGAATCATTGCGAAGGGTAAATACGACATTCGAATCCACGCGAATCATAACGCAACTAAATTTCTTGAGTACATTTGAGTATCTCAACAGTTTTGTGTATTTCTTGAATTTCGTATTTAAAAAGAGGAGCCGAAATATTAAGATGATTAGTAATTCCTTCGTCAAAATGGAAGATATTCAACGCCTGATGCTGGCAGTATGTGGCTTCTATGCCCACAAAGAAGTTTTCCAACAACAACTTGACATCAACCAGTTCATCAGAGGCCGATTTAGGGGGAGATGAGGAGCCAGAGCATGGTTCAAGCGTAGATGCCAGGATCTATAATGCATAAGAATTAATGGAAAGGGTGCAGGATGGTTCCATTGGATTTCCAGACCCACAGCCATTTCCCAATGACACCGTCGACATGCCCTTTTTcttggtggtggtgggggggggggtcgtctTTAGCCTCAGTGAGCACATGCAGAAACCCTATGGACAGAAAGCCCTAATCGGAGAGGAAATAATTCTAAAATACCGTATTAGAGGTTAAAATCAAgtggaaattaaaaataataaagtatttttgttttcgaaaatATAACTGTGAACTCAAagtctatttaaaaaaaaagaaatgtatcaaaatattaattttaaaatattgataaagaaaggataataaatatttaacttaaaaatggtATGGAAGTCAATTGTAAATAACATCAAAACTTtgcaatattaattaaatgagCCATATCAAGGGGAAATGGGTCTTATGGTGTTGAAAACGTGTAGACCCAGATCAGCCTCCGTGTCTTCGACAATTCCTAATGAAGTGATTGAAGACACTACAAAAGTATACCCGAAATATTGGGACAGGAGTACAACAGAAGTAATTATACTAAGACAAGAAATTCTATATACAAaatttctttaatgaaaaagGACTTCAGATGTAATCAACATACATACAATGATACAAAAGCAGCAAATACAGTAATCATATACATCACTGACAAAGTCTCTAGGTGCTTCTCGGACTACGTGGTGTGATGGTCCGTGAACTGGATGAAGCATCCGGAGCAGACAACAGAACTGGAGCAGATAGGGGACGGGTGGTACCACGAAAACTACTATCTATGCTGTTTCCTTCTTGACCGAGGACATCTGGGTTCCTGGTCATAAGGACAGGTTGACATGAGGACAACAGAACCTGAGTAAGAGGGGAGGCCACGTTGGCAACAGGGGTCACAGCGATGTACTTGTGCActtacaaaactttaaaaaagttgaGAATTAAACAGCAGTCAAACAGCAATACGACGTGGTGTCGAGTCGAACAAAGTTAGAAGGCAAATTGACCCCATCTGGTTTTCGCCAGTCCGATAACGGTCGGATGCGGAAATACGCTTTCGGAAAGCTTCGGACGGCTTCGGAAGCATGCGCAAAGTTGTGCTTTGGTTTGCAGGTTTGAGTTCGTAATCGCTTACGGAATGAACACAATTTGTTCGCGCGATCGAACACATTTTAGCGAATAACAGTAACCGTTCGTCACACTTCGTAAATCATTCGCAACAAATAGTTCCCCTACGCTTACCTTTcgttatatttcaaattgtgtAACAAATTAACTAACAGTTTCGGTCAAAATTCGCCAGAATTGACAAAATTATCCAATTCGCCGGGCTGCGTTTGATGGATTCGCCTATGTGTGAGGAGGCCAGCGTCACTGGGCAAGGGCAAAAACGCCAATGAACTGGGGAAACAAACGTATTAAAATCACATACAGAAATTCACaaaccacaaacagaccacgcatgtgtttcaaacatattatatttattacatgtgTATTCGCGTAGAACAATTTATGTGTAAATACACTAAataatttgctttaataaaatttaaagcgATATAGAACCcttttttcagacatttatcGACCTTGCAcacataatcaaaataattattactaGTAGCTGTGATGGCGAGAAAATGTTGTTCAATATCTGTGTAATTCATATACCTTAAAAGACAGATTGTATTGTTATTCTTAGAATTGTACTACCttgttgtttcatttgaaaaagtcGTTTTCCCAACAGAACAAATATCctgcaattttatgaaaaaagtcCTTGGTGTTGGCGTAAATGATGTGTAGCAAGTCCAGTCATTctgctttaaataatttaaattatttcccTTCATCAATTGAAAAGTAGGCTTATGAAGCTGGACAACGATGGTCTAATGCGTTGCCTGAAAAATAGTCCGGTCTGtttattaaaacttttgaaaacatGCAAATGTGAAACAAATACTTAAAGCAGTATGTTAATCACTCTTGTCCACACGATGTAACGCaagcatgtgtttttttattgcggTGGATCCTGGGGTACCCGGAAAACCCctcttgtccgacttggtgaagACGTCTCGATTACCAGCCAGTTCGCCAACAACAGTATTAGACGATCCGAAATGTTGACCCTTGCTCTATTAACAAATGATAGATGATCAAAGTAAATATGTACATGAACATCAGATACTCGACGTACATGGCGTTCTTTTGAgatacacaatatatattaatgatattaatagGCTTTAATAGGTGAAGATATTAATAGGCTTTAATAGGTGAAGATATAGTAACATAAGTAATGGGTGGTATAAACAAAACTCGTGTTTAGTGTTTATTGAACTtacaaaagtaaacaaacagAGAAATACTATTACATCATATCATTCAACACTGTGTTAAAgtcaaatataaatgaattatccGACTGTTTAGGGTCCACATtaccaaacaacaacaaaaagcaTCTTCTCACAGTTCGGTCGATATGTGttactttaaattatttaacagCCATTACACAGCATGGTATTAGATTGATTGCCGCGACATGGCGGTTCTGTACTCAATAtcgatgtttatatattgaaggaggggggatgggggggggagagagatgctttatttattttcttcatttaatgGTAATGACtgaaagggactcgttcatggttAATAAAATGCACTTCTTGcggattttgtttttctatacgTAATTAAGTGTGGCAAACCATTAGGAGCGTTATGCTCATTGACAAATAGTGTATTTGAAGTCCACAATTTACAAAAGCCTTAGTAACGCTATTTGACAAAAGGCTGTAGCGTGATTGGTTTGTTAATGCAagcaatttgttcaataaatgtttaaatttccGTCAGCTTAGTACGAGTCCATGTGGACGAGTGGTTAAAGTTTCGTTTTCTTTTCTCGATTGTAATGGCGTGGGTTTCTTCCCACTCTAACcaggttgttttttatatttaaagtgtattttttcttcaatttcggtatcaaagatcTGAATATCTATGATATAAGAATTTTCAGATTCATCCCGggaaaaactgttgttttttttttggtgccgAAACATGACCGAGACACTTAAACAATGATATGGCTAAAGAATTGTAGACGTAGTTTGGTACTATTTCAATACCTAAGAGAGAATCGATGATCACGATTTTATTCGCTTCTTACACGAGATGTTGGACATACAACGGCAATTCCATAGCCATATGCTACATACAATTTAGTCTAGACAttgatatcaataaataaagctTCCAGATTGTTAAGACGGACGAGGGgtgatccagaattacgtggacttacatattttcaatatatttgctcaaaatcatttaaaaattcataaatatcttattcaaaattttcCGCATTGACGATATAAATTCTGTGAATCTAATAAGTATTGAAAAATTACTGggtttcaataattattttaattaaatggtttgatgcgacGCACTGCAttcttatttaacaaaatataataataacctGTCAATTGTGTAAGATGAAAAACACACAGCGGCTGAAATTGAAACACGGATGTCGCGTTAAACACTGCCATATCGTGCTATCGAGTCCGTATAATACTTTGCATTTATGAtactgttttcaattttaacattcGCACTGTCAATACCTTTAAggctacaaaacaacaaatacaaacaatacgCATTCCGCAAATTGAATATATCGCCTGCTTGGATTTACAATTACGTTCTTGAAGTTGACTGAACAAAGTTATGGTTTTTGACAATTTACATGACAATCAAGTATACATGTCGGAAATGAAAATGTGATGTTTTGGATTCGGATAACGACGCGGACGAAGACCGTGGCCAACTGGATCCCATGGTGAGCCATGTAACGAAGatgacaaaacaatttcattttccTTCGTGTTTGTACATTGTTACTAACACGTTTATGTTTTGTTCTCCATATACGGTGGACACTGCTCCTGGTAAGGAGGCGGAGGCTCGGGGTACACGCTACAGGAAGTAGCCCCATCCAGTTCCGGTTTACGGCCAAATGTCACCGTCTGTGTCGGCATAATAATAGCCACTGGTGTTGCCTATTGagagaaaataataatacatttattgatttagtttaaaacaacttatttaGTCTCGATTTTATAGAAAGCCGACACCTTATTTTGAACACTCTCGAGTCTGCTTCCTGGGACAATCTTACCAGTCTCACTGGGTGTCCATGTGATAGTCCTCAAGAACGGTCTCCGACCGGAGATCGAACCCGGGACCTTGTGGTCGGGAGGCGGGCACTCTACCTCTGAGTTCTCAAAACAGTATAATTATTCAACTACTTGGACAGACTGTGACTaaacctttaaaacaaaaacttacaaGGGCACGGCTTAACAGACACTAACCGAGAGACACACTAAGTACTTCAGATAGAGACATACTACACAGCAATCAGATTATCTTGATTTAATGATGGTTGGGGTTATAGCCATAACACTCCTTTGAGACAATGTCTCTAAACGTTTTACCACTTTAGCTCAGGTATAAAGGTTGGGGTTATAGCCATAACACTCCTTTGAGACAATGTCTCTAAACGTTTTACCACTTTAGCTCAGGTATAAAGGTTGGGGTTATAGCCATAACACTCCTTTGAGACAATGTCTCTAAACGTTTTACCACTTTAGCTCAGGTATAAAGGTTGGGGTTATAGCCATAACACTCCTTTGAGACAATGTCTCTAAACGTTTTACCACTTTAGCTCAGGTATAAAGGTTGGGGTTATAGCCATAACACTCCTTTGAGACAATGTCTCTAAACGTTTTACCACTTTAGCTCAGGTATAAAGGTTGGGGTTATAGCCATAACACTCCTTTGAGACAATGTCTCTAAGCGTTTTACCAATTTAGCTCAGGTATAAAGGTTGGGGTTATAGCCATAACACTCCTTTGAGACAATGTCTCTAAACGTTTTACCAATTTAGCTCAGGTATAAAGGTTGGGGTTATAGCCATAACACTCCTTTGAGACAATGTCTCTAAGCATTTAACCAATTTAGCTCAGGTATAAAGGTTGGGGTTATAGCCATAACACTCCTTTGAGACAATGTCTCTAAACGTTTTACCACTTTAGCTCAGGTATAAAGGTTGGGGTTATAGCCATAACACTCCTTTGAGACAATGTCTCTAAACGTTTTACCACTTTAGCTCAGGTATAAAGGTTGGGGTTATAGCCTCTGAATGCCTTGGAGACTATGAAAGTTTTACCACTTAAGCTCAAGTATGAAAGTTGGGGTTAAAGCATTTGCATGCCCTGGATGTCATGTCTCTATAATTTTACCACTTAAGTTgaagtatttaaaacatgaatacatTAAAGACAATACTGAAAACAATTGCCAGATATCATTTTTCCCAtcaaaaaactattaaaatgtgtagtaagtttatgttgtaaatttgaaatacaGAGGTGAACTGACAGGAAGTTACTATCATATTCGcggtataatttatatttaatttatagtTTTACCTCTGGATCCACGTTCAAAACATCTCTGTTTAGAGAGTTCATGAAACAGCAGCCGCTCTTGTGTAGAACACAGAATGTGTAGATGTTGACCGCGGTAAGTACGATGCTGATCAGGAAGACAAAAAGTAAGAGGATACCGATCCAATTAGTGAAGAAGTACTCGGCGTAGGGGATGGCGAAGACAAAGAGATAGAAAAAGCCATAGCCAATAAACGCGACCAAGACACAATTGATGAAAAACAGCCAGATGTAAAGAATGATCTTGCCGGTCGTCTGGaaagaaaatatgacataataGGATACTTTGAATGAGTACACATCGATAAAGGGATTAATGACATGTATTGGTAAGTGTATAATTTATTCTAGTAAATGAATGTATAACGATGAGGAGAGGTAGGACAACCCGATTATAGAAGATTGTTCGCGGTTTGGGTAAGCAAAACCACAACAGTAAAGGGTAAAAGTACATAATACGACGGTAATTTTAAGGATTTTCCTATCGCATCAAAAAGGAAGAATCAATTCAGcgttgaaacatttaaaaaaatccagtGCATACGCTTATTTCGGATATGATAGATTAAAAAGGATACCATCGTGAGAAAAGCGGTGGTATGTCGGTTATGTGGCGGCTTTTAGGTGGCAAGAGGATTTAAGCCGATATCGGGCCGACGTAAAAATGTAGTGCAACATTGAAGCGGACCGCTGTTGTCTCGCCTTAGAATCCGATGTTGGGCCGGAATAGCTTGTAATATCGGCTTCATGTCGGCCCGATGTTGAAGTGCTAGCTGGGTGGAGGTTGCTTTCTCGAACCAAGTACGGGTTTCAATGAACatagtttttgaaatatttaccaGTTTCCAAGGCGTAAAACTCTCGGGAATTCGGTTATAACAACATGACGCCAAGAGAGGTTGAGTCAGTGCCTGAAATGGATAAGAAAACCCCAGACAATTGATGCAAACTTGtggtaaatgttaatgtttgtgATGTCTCTGTAGCCTTAGAGGTCACGTGGTTTGTGTGCCAATCATGTGACTTGATCATGTGTACCTGTCAACTAGCTAAAACATATAGTATTTAACTGCATTTCTAAATCGGTTTGTCAGTATAATTGTGTTGCTACTGACTTCAATATGTACACGTGTAGTTGAAAGCTTCGTTTTCTAGGTTAACAATGCAAACTTAATAATGTTACACATGTTAATGCAAATTTGAAACCGTTATAATGTGCCAATTGTTCATAGagttattaaagttaacaacctgattaacgacatcgttataaccttcaatgtgctcacatatttaagTATTAACATGTACAGCTAACACAGTTGTTTCAAATCGTGTACGATATACAGAAGATCACAAGTGCATCCATCAAACATCTAGAGCAATGACaatttgaaacttaaaaacGATCACATTAACAACGTTATTATCTTCAAAAGATTGAATAATCAACCCTATGACGACCAAATAAGACATACTGCACAACCGACGGCGAACGATATTATGGTGACGAGTCTGAGGTCGTCGAATGCCAATGAAACCGCGGCAATTCCCATGCAAAAGATGGCGCTGAGCCGCACGACCCATGATGCCAACTTAACGTTGAACAGCGAGCGACGTGACTCCGCTGAAATTTGAAACCAGTCTTTTAGAAGGATGAATAACAGGATGAACAACAGGATTCCGCAAAAGATGAAACCAGTCCGTATCTTCTGCATCCGTGTTTATGTCTGGTTATTATGCGATTTAAGTCCACCACTTATGTCGTGTTGGTCGTGTTAACAAGGTATGTGTAAGGCGTTTGAACGAGTTACTTGGTCGTGTCAACTAGATATGTCAGGCGTTTGAACGAGTTACTTGGTCGTGTTAACTAGATATGTAAGACGTTTGAACGAGTTACTTGGTCGTGTTAACCAGGTATGTAAGGCGTTTAAACGAGTTACTTGGTCGTGTAAActagatatatatatgtaagttgTTTGAACGAGTTACTTGGTCGTGTTAACCAGATATGTAAGGCGTTTGAACGAGTTACTTGGTCGTGTAAACCAGATATGTAAGTCGTTTGAACGAGTTAATTGGTCGTGTAAACTAGATACATATGTAAGTCGTTTGAACGAGTATgacttttaattaattaaaaaatataagagcttttttatctgtacacacaacctttgttttttatcatttaagtcaaatgccTCTAACatgttaatgcattaaaacatttttgcatcACCCTAAAATGTACGCCTTTACAGTCAGAAAGTCGAATTGAAAGCGAAGTGGTTAATGAAATCACCTGTAGGTTAACTGACCTACAATGCATTTAATACTGATCTGGATCGCAGGTGCCCGGTCCGAACTcctctaataaatatacatttgaaGAGCGACGGCCATTATTGTATGAATTGGCCAATTCTTGACAAAGTTATGGCGTTTAAGCAagaacagtgtgtgtataccacgtgataaattgcgtcataaatgctacgtcggaaggcaatattttgatttgaaatatactttaaacaaagataacttcactatttgtttaccattttaaatgaaacaaagcgcagtctacgcagcTTACTAAGCCCTGCCTTTGgtctttaccagagtttgattgaaagtttagtttctttaaacacttcgacaaaccttttcacaatacggccgtctgccggagcactgtcaaaacatgattttggaaacaggtttgtcgaagtgtatgatgaaactaatgactttatcaaatttcagtaataaaacaaatgcgaggctctttaagcggcatagactgccctttgtttcattcaaaatggtgttgtacaagaaaagttatctttgatataagtcttcattttaagcaaaatgtacTGCCAtccgatgtagcatatatgacgtaatttatcacgtggtatacacactgaaGAAGAGGTGTAGGCTTTCATGTGTTGTAACTTTTCTAAAATATACTTTGACATCGATGGAAAATTGTCAGAAGTTGAATGTAATGTCATATTATTGtgtttcaacaatattttgaaaaaaataagatattttggGATATTTTTAGTGGGTTGTGGGGAGGGGGATATAGAGGCAGGTGGGGTCAAACAACGCACCGAACACCTGTGATATGGATAGAAAGTTAAATCCAGCATTTGAGAGAATCGTTTGGCAATGAgatgtaaatatcaatataactgACACAATAAATCATaccattttacaataaaacgaaattatacaataattttGTTAGCTTAATTTATCAATTGAACACTTGTGTTTTGTATTCTTAGAAAACTcatactgaaaaacaaacaaaataactcatactgaaaaacaaacaaaataactcatactgaaaaacaaacaaaataactcatactgaaaaacaaacaaaataactcatactgaaaaacaaacaaaataactcatactgaaaaacaaacaaaataactcatactgaaaaacaaacaaaattcgTTATACATACCTAGAGACGGCATAATATTCTCAGATACACTTATGTTCTCAACATCCGTTATTCCATGGCAACGAAATAATCTAGTCTGTAAAATGGGTCTATAAATAGAACATCTAAGCAGAAGTATTGGAAAACAACACACGGCAGTTATCTGAGTCACTTAAACATTGCGTCGTACATGTGAAGTTATTTCCTATTTTCTATAATCAGTATGTTGATCTACTTAAAAAAGGTTATACTATGCTAGATAAGTTTACACATGATAACATTAATTGTTCACACTTATCTAAAATCCAATATCACTTTCACCTTTTATCGTCCGAAATGTAGCAAAACAGATAATGCTCTGAAATAGTTACTCATATACGTCAACAGGAAATTATCACTAAATCAAACGCGAGCTATTTATAGCTTGTAAACATCGACTGTGATGCAGTATAAAGATGatagtttataaatacataaactaTCATATAAGCCGGAAATACAATTTTCATAGTTACATATAGGTTTAACATCATAGTAGTGTATGTACGCAAATCTGTTATTACTAGAGTATTTAAGTGAAATTGAATTAATGATATTTCAGCAAGTATTAGAACAGCTTACTGGAAGCTCAGCGTCCAATTGTCCCTCTAAATTGTTATTTGTTGAATTCAAGTTTGTGAACACTGTGACTTCAGACTCTGTTTATTATCAAGGGAGTTTACCTgatgtcattatttttaaacaacactGCTGTACAGATTTTACTTCAGGGACTGAAACTAAACCTGTCATCTAGCTTATCGTAAACAATAGAATTTCAAACACTGAACTTAAATGAAGTTAAGTTAACTACCGTACACTCAGAAGCTAGCTTGTTAATACACTGAACCGGAAGACAGCCTTATAAttaaatcaaagcgctgaaagcgttgaaagaCTGTCAACGATTAAGtccttttaaatgaaaagataTATAATCGATTTCATCCATTTGGTGAACtagcttaaaggcctagtttaaggaatgatTGACATGATAATTACATGCTGTGCATCCCTTGTTTATTACCTTTGGTGTCAAAACAGGGGTCctattttctttgtatttgtttaatggcCAAGGGCGATTAAAAGTTGAGTATTTTAGAGTATATACACTAATTGTCTAAcgtatacatataaaaatatgaatagcaagtgtaattatttatttattcgg encodes the following:
- the LOC128236709 gene encoding uncharacterized protein LOC128236709; this encodes MPSLAESRRSLFNVKLASWVVRLSAIFCMGIAAVSLAFDDLRLVTIISFAVGCAALTQPLLASCCYNRIPESFTPWKLTTGKIILYIWLFFINCVLVAFIGYGFFYLFVFAIPYAEYFFTNWIGILLLFVFLISIVLTAVNIYTFCVLHKSGCCFMNSLNRDVLNVDPEATPVAIIMPTQTVTFGRKPELDGATSCSVYPEPPPPYQEQCPPYMENKT